In the Granulosicoccus antarcticus IMCC3135 genome, GGGTTCTGCTGCTGCTTTGCACTGCTCTGTTGGGCGAGAGCTTCCTTATTGCGCGACGATTCTGGCGCAAACATACATTGAAGCGAGTTCTTGGTGCCTCTGTCTATACCTTATCGGCTGGAGCTGCACTGGTTGGCTTGTCCAACGCAGTCATTGTCGAAGCAACAGGCCCCTGGTCATTCTCCTCCACCATCCTGTGTGGCATCGGATCCCGATCAGGAACAAGCTGTGCCCAGCCTCTGTTGGCCTGGGGTATCGTGGGTGCGGCTCTACTGGGCATGGCGTTCTCAAGCCTGCAACGCGGATCGTTCAAACTGCGTTTACCCGGCGCAGGAATCGCCATTCGTCACGGCGCAGGCGGTTTGCTCATGGGGATGGGAACCGTGCTGGTTCCCGGAGGCAATGACGGTTTGATTCTGTTTGCCATACCGTCCCTATCACCGCATGCTATTCCTGCCTATGCAGGCATCATCGCAGGCATTCTGGTAGCCCTGGTGAGCATGCGTGCACTCGGCAGCCATATACCGCCAGTACAGTGCCGTGGAGACATCTGCAGGATGCCGTAGTGCCCAGAATGTAGCGGGTGACGATTTGCTACACTTTGAAGGCCCTGTCGAGTCAACGGGGCAGCTACTTGCCTCATGAGTGCCCGATCGGAGAAAAGCATGTCCACTGAAATGAAAATAGATACCTGGCTCACCGATATGGACGGTGTCCTGGTCAGAGAAGGTGACGCCATCCCGGGAGCTGCTGAATTCCTGGCTCGCCTGATAGAAAAGGATCGCAACTTTCTGGTACTGACCAACAACTCGATCTTTACGCAGAGAGACTTGTCGGCACGCCTGGCTCACTCTGGACTGCAGGTGCCAGAAAACCGTATCTGGACCTCAGCGATCGCCACTGGGCAATTTCTGAACGATCAGGCGCCCAACGCATCTGCCTTTGTTATCGGCGAGGCCGGACTCACCACCGCGTTACATGAAGTTGGCTATACGCTCACCAACACAGCCCCTGATTTTGTCGTATTGGGAGAGACAAGAACCTATTCATTCGAAG is a window encoding:
- a CDS encoding HAD-IIA family hydrolase — encoded protein: MSTEMKIDTWLTDMDGVLVREGDAIPGAAEFLARLIEKDRNFLVLTNNSIFTQRDLSARLAHSGLQVPENRIWTSAIATGQFLNDQAPNASAFVIGEAGLTTALHEVGYTLTNTAPDFVVLGETRTYSFEAITTAIRLIEKGARFIATNPDATGPSPEGSLPATGSVAALITKATGVTPYFIGKPNPMMFRSAMNQIEAHSESTAMIGDRMDTDVIAGIEAGLETFLVLTGSTAKSEIERFPYRPKHVVNSIADIVDRI
- a CDS encoding YeeE/YedE thiosulfate transporter family protein encodes the protein MSNILLSLVVGAILGFSAHRAGLCTVKAVAEILTSRRGYFLWSFMKSAVWVMTLIAIIGAFGHASTFTHWPLTSLSVMGGVLFGVGAGLNGGCTFSTLTRAVDGNIGQWVTVAAWPIGMWIATIIPLSHPNPIVLQQPDYPLWVLLLLCTALLGESFLIARRFWRKHTLKRVLGASVYTLSAGAALVGLSNAVIVEATGPWSFSSTILCGIGSRSGTSCAQPLLAWGIVGAALLGMAFSSLQRGSFKLRLPGAGIAIRHGAGGLLMGMGTVLVPGGNDGLILFAIPSLSPHAIPAYAGIIAGILVALVSMRALGSHIPPVQCRGDICRMP